A window from Gossypium raimondii isolate GPD5lz chromosome 7, ASM2569854v1, whole genome shotgun sequence encodes these proteins:
- the LOC105785750 gene encoding uncharacterized protein LOC105785750 isoform X1, translating to MAKVNEAAAMEIDDPNANISDQINPKFSINVLQLLKSAQMQHGLRHGDYTRYRRYCTARLRRLYKSLKFTHGRGKYTRKSISESTVTEVRFLHVVLYMAERAWSHAMEKRQLPDGPNARQRIYLIGRLRKAVKWADLFSHLCSVKGDSRTSLEAEAYASYMKGNLLFEQDRNWDTALRNFKSARSVYEELGKYGDVENQVLCRERVEELEPSIRYCLHKIGGSNLQASELLQIGEMEGPASDLFKSKLEAVMAEARSQQAASLTEFHWLGNRFPITNAKTRVAILKAQELEKDLHGPSADSVSAEKRLVTFDKVFTAYHEARSCIRSDLASAGSAENVKDDLNGLDKAVSAVLGQRTIERNQLLVSIAKSKLTRRRDDKNEKVTKPEELVRLYDLLLQNTADLSDLVSSGRDRKPEEVTFAEECELKSLAFRAERCFYLARSYSLAGKRSEAYALYCRARSLAENALQKFQAHSKTDQLVPLYYLQVMIKELKTLYDECRSYSCIEHATGIIEEVKAPENLSKKISTISLTGADKKVEKYLLEKLDLYEPAISESNVKAVPRIEPFPPAFQSIPRNPIVLDLAYNAIDFPSIENRMKKDKKGFISRLWG from the exons ATGGCGAAGGTTAACGAAGCAGCGGCGATGGAAATTGATGATCCAAATGCAAACATTTCTGACCAGATCAACCCTAAATTCTCAATCAATG TTTTGCAACTTCTTAAGTCTGCTCAGATGCAACATGGATTACGACATGGAGATTACACTCGTTACCG GAGGTATTGCACTGCTCGTTTGAGGAGGCTGTATAAATCATTGAAGTTCACACATGGCCGTGGTAAATACACCCGAAAATCCATTTCGGAGTCCACAGTCACTGAAGTGAG GTTTCTTCATGTGGTTCTGTATATGGCAGAGAGAGCTTGGAGCCATGCCATGGAGAAACGACAGCTTCCAGATGGTCCAAATGCACGCCAGCGTATCTATTTGATTGGTAGATTACGCAAGGCAGTCAAATGGGCTGATCTCTTTTCACATTTGTGTTCTGTCAAAGGAGATTCTAGAACATCTTTAGAAGCTGAG GCCTATGCTTCCTATATGAAAGGGAATTTGTTGTTTGAACAAGACCGGAATTGGGACACTGCATTGAGGAATTTCAAAAGTGCCAG GTCGGTTTATGAAGAACTAGGGAAATATGGAGATGTAGAGAATCAAGTCTTGTGTCGTGAACGAGTTGAAGAACTCGAACCTAGTATTCGCTACTGCCTTCACAAAATTGGAGGTTCAAATTTGCAAGCTTCTGAACTTTTACAGATTGGTGAAATGGAAGGTCCTGCATCGGACCTTTTCAAATCAAAGCTAGAG GCTGTTATGGCGGAGGCAAGATCACAACAGGCTGCATCTCTGACAGAGTTTCATTGGCTTGGCAATAGATTCCCAATTACTAATGCAAAAACTCGGGTTGCTATTTTGAAAG CCCAAGAACTGGAAAAAGATTTACATGGCCCTTCAGCCGATTCAGTCTCAGCTGAGAAAAGACTAGTAACTTTTGATAAAGTTTTTACAGCATATCATGAAGCTAGGAGCTGTATCCGGAGTGACTTG GCCAGTGCAGGTAGTGCTGAAAATGTGAAAGATGACTTAAATGGTCTGGATAAGGCTGTTAGTGCTGTTCTAGGTCAACGAACAATTGAGCGCAATCAGTTGTTGGTTAGCATTGCAAAGAGCAAACTTACAAGACGTCGTGATGACAAAAACGAGAAAGTCACCAAGCCTGAGGAGTTGGTCCGCTTATATGATCTTTTATTACAG AATACAGCTGATCTATCTGATTTAGTTAGTTCTGGAAGAGATAGAAAACCTGAAGAAGTGACCTTTGCTGAAGAGTGTGAACTTAAAAGTTTGGCCTTCCGAGCTGAAAG GTGCTTCTACTTGGCAAGATCATATAGTTTAGCTGGAAAGAGATCCGAAGCATATGCGCTATACTGCCGTGCTCGCTCTCTCGCTGAGAATGCCCTACAGAAgtttcaagctcatagtaaaACCGATCAG TTGGTACCTTTATATTATTTACAGGTGATGATCAAAGAGTTGAAGACTTTATATGATGAATGTCGATCTTACAGTTGCATAGAGCATGCAACTGGAATTATCGAGGAGGTGAAAGCTCCTGAGAatctttcaaagaaaatatcTACTATATCACTGACTGGAGCTGACAAGAAg GTGGAAAAATACCTACTCGAGAAACTCGATCTCTACGAGCCTGCAATTAGCGAGTCAAATGTGAAAGCTGTTCCGCGTATAGAACCCTTCCCACCGGCCTTCCAGTCAATACCCCGTAATCCAATCGTTTTAGACTTGGCTTATAATGCCATTGATTTTCCATCTATAGAAAACAGGATGAAGAAAGACAAGAAGGGTTTCATAAGTAGGCTTTGGGGTTGA
- the LOC105785750 gene encoding uncharacterized protein LOC105785750 isoform X2 has protein sequence MAKVNEAAAMEIDDPNANISDQINPKFSINVLQLLKSAQMQHGLRHGDYTRYRRYCTARLRRLYKSLKFTHGRGKYTRKSISESTVTEVRFLHVVLYMAERAWSHAMEKRQLPDGPNARQRIYLIGRLRKAVKWADLFSHLCSVKGDSRTSLEAEAYASYMKGNLLFEQDRNWDTALRNFKSARSVYEELGKYGDVENQVLCRERVEELEPSIRYCLHKIGGSNLQASELLQIGEMEGPASDLFKSKLEAVMAEARSQQAASLTEFHWLGNRFPITNAKTRVAILKAQELEKDLHGPSADSVSAEKRLVTFDKVFTAYHEARSCIRSDLASAGSAENVKDDLNGLDKAVSAVLGQRTIERNQLLVSIAKSKLTRRRDDKNEKVTKPEELVRLYDLLLQNTADLSDLVSSGRDRKPEEVTFAEECELKSLAFRAERCFYLARSYSLAGKRSEAYALYCRARSLAENALQKFQAHSKTDQVMIKELKTLYDECRSYSCIEHATGIIEEVKAPENLSKKISTISLTGADKKVEKYLLEKLDLYEPAISESNVKAVPRIEPFPPAFQSIPRNPIVLDLAYNAIDFPSIENRMKKDKKGFISRLWG, from the exons ATGGCGAAGGTTAACGAAGCAGCGGCGATGGAAATTGATGATCCAAATGCAAACATTTCTGACCAGATCAACCCTAAATTCTCAATCAATG TTTTGCAACTTCTTAAGTCTGCTCAGATGCAACATGGATTACGACATGGAGATTACACTCGTTACCG GAGGTATTGCACTGCTCGTTTGAGGAGGCTGTATAAATCATTGAAGTTCACACATGGCCGTGGTAAATACACCCGAAAATCCATTTCGGAGTCCACAGTCACTGAAGTGAG GTTTCTTCATGTGGTTCTGTATATGGCAGAGAGAGCTTGGAGCCATGCCATGGAGAAACGACAGCTTCCAGATGGTCCAAATGCACGCCAGCGTATCTATTTGATTGGTAGATTACGCAAGGCAGTCAAATGGGCTGATCTCTTTTCACATTTGTGTTCTGTCAAAGGAGATTCTAGAACATCTTTAGAAGCTGAG GCCTATGCTTCCTATATGAAAGGGAATTTGTTGTTTGAACAAGACCGGAATTGGGACACTGCATTGAGGAATTTCAAAAGTGCCAG GTCGGTTTATGAAGAACTAGGGAAATATGGAGATGTAGAGAATCAAGTCTTGTGTCGTGAACGAGTTGAAGAACTCGAACCTAGTATTCGCTACTGCCTTCACAAAATTGGAGGTTCAAATTTGCAAGCTTCTGAACTTTTACAGATTGGTGAAATGGAAGGTCCTGCATCGGACCTTTTCAAATCAAAGCTAGAG GCTGTTATGGCGGAGGCAAGATCACAACAGGCTGCATCTCTGACAGAGTTTCATTGGCTTGGCAATAGATTCCCAATTACTAATGCAAAAACTCGGGTTGCTATTTTGAAAG CCCAAGAACTGGAAAAAGATTTACATGGCCCTTCAGCCGATTCAGTCTCAGCTGAGAAAAGACTAGTAACTTTTGATAAAGTTTTTACAGCATATCATGAAGCTAGGAGCTGTATCCGGAGTGACTTG GCCAGTGCAGGTAGTGCTGAAAATGTGAAAGATGACTTAAATGGTCTGGATAAGGCTGTTAGTGCTGTTCTAGGTCAACGAACAATTGAGCGCAATCAGTTGTTGGTTAGCATTGCAAAGAGCAAACTTACAAGACGTCGTGATGACAAAAACGAGAAAGTCACCAAGCCTGAGGAGTTGGTCCGCTTATATGATCTTTTATTACAG AATACAGCTGATCTATCTGATTTAGTTAGTTCTGGAAGAGATAGAAAACCTGAAGAAGTGACCTTTGCTGAAGAGTGTGAACTTAAAAGTTTGGCCTTCCGAGCTGAAAG GTGCTTCTACTTGGCAAGATCATATAGTTTAGCTGGAAAGAGATCCGAAGCATATGCGCTATACTGCCGTGCTCGCTCTCTCGCTGAGAATGCCCTACAGAAgtttcaagctcatagtaaaACCGATCAG GTGATGATCAAAGAGTTGAAGACTTTATATGATGAATGTCGATCTTACAGTTGCATAGAGCATGCAACTGGAATTATCGAGGAGGTGAAAGCTCCTGAGAatctttcaaagaaaatatcTACTATATCACTGACTGGAGCTGACAAGAAg GTGGAAAAATACCTACTCGAGAAACTCGATCTCTACGAGCCTGCAATTAGCGAGTCAAATGTGAAAGCTGTTCCGCGTATAGAACCCTTCCCACCGGCCTTCCAGTCAATACCCCGTAATCCAATCGTTTTAGACTTGGCTTATAATGCCATTGATTTTCCATCTATAGAAAACAGGATGAAGAAAGACAAGAAGGGTTTCATAAGTAGGCTTTGGGGTTGA